ATCGAGCTTACGCTACTGGGAACTCTGCCAGCTGCATAAGCGATCGCCCTAACTACTTTTGTTGAACTAATCGAAATTGGTGAAGAATATAAGTAACTCGAGGTTGAAGGATTCGAGCCATCCATTGTGTAATAAATTGATGCTCCTCCGATCGGATGTGATAAGGTGAGTTGAAAATTAGATGAATAAATTCCTGAAGGATGCGAAAAATCAGGTGATGGAATTGGAAGCTTAGTTGTGCTGTCATTTGAAGTTCCGGGCGTTGGGAGCTGATAAAATGTCCAAATTGATCCAGCATCTGGACGTCTTCCATAGCTGATATCAGCGGTCTGTTCTGGGAAGGTGATAGAATCAATATAAATTTTTGTTGGTGAGCTTAAACCTATGAATTCACCTGAAGCACCTAATCGAAAGTTTGTATGGATGAAATTTCCAACGACTGTATCTCTATTTGATGCCCAAATAAGTAAATATCCTTTAGCGGGAATGAATAATGAATCAGGAAAAAACCACTTTAACGGATTAATTGGATCATCAGTTAATTTATATCCAGACATCGAGATAGAAAAAGCATTTGGATTATAAATCTCTAACCAATCTTCATAAGAATTAAAATTATCTTTTATAGTCGTATTGTTCAAAGCCATGAATTCATTTATATATAAACTCTGACTTTGCAGGATGAAAGGGAAAAAAAGCAAAACTAAAATTAATATTTTTAAATTTTTCACTTACTATTTTTGAAATTTACTTCAATAACTACTTGAAAGGTTCGTTAAGATAATTAGCTCATGAATTTTGGATACGAACCTAATATTTTTATATAATCGGTTAATTCTCTTAGCTGTTTAATTGCATTTTTTACATTTATATCATCAATATATCCGACAAAATCAAGATAGAAATAATATTCAAATGGTCTTTCTCGGATTGGTCTCGATTCAATCTTTGTGAGATCAATCCCGCGTATAGCAAATCCGCTTAAAGCTTTGTATAGAATACCTGATTCATTTTTTAATGTAAAAACAATTGATGTCTTATTTGGTTTGCCAATCGTTTTCACTTTCTTCTTAGATAGTAGGAGAAATCTAGTAAAGTTTTCTTTATAGTCCTCTATGTTTCGTTTTAAAATCTTTCCGCCGTATAATTTTGATGCAGAATACGATGCAATTGCCGCTGAATTAATAGAGCCAGACTTCATTAACATTTTCACACTTCCAGCGGTGTCGTAAGTTTCTGTAACATCTATAGATTTAATGGTCTTTATAAAATTTTTACATTGCTGAAGTGCTACAGGGTGTGAAATTATTTTTTTTATATCTTTAATTCTTGATCTCTTTATTCCAATTAAATGGTGTGAAATTCTGTGATTAATTTCCCCAACTATTTGCAGATTGTATCTCATCAATAAATCGTAGTTGAGATGCAAACTACCCGCAAGCGAGTTCTCAATTGGAATAATACCATAAGCATATTTCGTGCTTCGGACCGACCTGAAAACTTGTTCAAAT
This portion of the Ignavibacteria bacterium genome encodes:
- the pheA gene encoding prephenate dehydratase yields the protein MKKKVFFQGEHGAFSEEAAFKYFGKNINSNSCYTFEQVFRSVRSTKYAYGIIPIENSLAGSLHLNYDLLMRYNLQIVGEINHRISHHLIGIKRSRIKDIKKIISHPVALQQCKNFIKTIKSIDVTETYDTAGSVKMLMKSGSINSAAIASYSASKLYGGKILKRNIEDYKENFTRFLLLSKKKVKTIGKPNKTSIVFTLKNESGILYKALSGFAIRGIDLTKIESRPIRERPFEYYFYLDFVGYIDDINVKNAIKQLRELTDYIKILGSYPKFMS